One part of the Desulfonema ishimotonii genome encodes these proteins:
- a CDS encoding M28 family metallopeptidase: MLIRQLTEHIDILCRSERVPGSPGYHRTQAYLCDQIERMGHNAARQPFRCVPFGSGLNIFAETGPAEGPRTVIGAHYESLPQSGLGADDNASAVAVTLEMLSRAPDDRPLTFVFFDMEENFGTGPVRGSDAFVKNYPKPVRQAVIFDLVGGALLPGFEKVYLQFGPALPGLESPDLEFFHLPMRFLEPMGPWFPRSDYHRFRQKRIPFTFISSGTPWYYHTRSDTPDRLHIGKMASLARCMMETLASDPPAPAPPDWSRFRPFLRKVLDLPEFQDPFLKKLFLKKGNPGHPDMVRLYLKILPRLKKLGPTLWK; this comes from the coding sequence ATGCTGATCCGGCAACTGACAGAACACATCGACATCCTGTGCCGCTCGGAGCGGGTGCCCGGATCGCCGGGCTATCACCGCACCCAGGCATATCTTTGTGACCAGATTGAACGCATGGGCCACAATGCCGCACGGCAGCCCTTCCGGTGCGTCCCCTTCGGGAGCGGCCTGAACATCTTCGCGGAAACCGGCCCGGCAGAAGGACCGCGCACGGTCATCGGCGCGCATTACGAATCTCTGCCCCAGTCCGGCCTGGGGGCTGATGACAACGCCTCTGCTGTTGCCGTCACGCTGGAAATGCTGAGCCGGGCACCGGACGACCGCCCTCTGACCTTTGTTTTCTTTGATATGGAGGAGAACTTCGGCACCGGTCCGGTCAGGGGGTCCGACGCATTTGTGAAAAATTATCCCAAACCCGTCCGACAGGCGGTTATCTTTGATCTGGTGGGCGGCGCGTTACTGCCGGGATTTGAGAAGGTCTATCTTCAGTTCGGCCCGGCCCTGCCCGGCTTGGAAAGCCCGGACCTTGAGTTCTTCCACCTCCCCATGCGCTTTCTGGAGCCGATGGGACCGTGGTTTCCCCGCAGCGACTACCACCGGTTCCGGCAGAAACGAATCCCCTTCACCTTCATTTCCAGCGGAACGCCGTGGTATTATCACACCCGGTCCGACACGCCGGACCGTCTGCACATCGGCAAAATGGCGAGCCTGGCCCGGTGCATGATGGAAACGCTGGCATCCGATCCCCCCGCACCGGCCCCGCCGGACTGGTCCCGGTTCAGGCCGTTCCTCCGAAAGGTGCTGGATTTGCCGGAATTTCAGGACCCGTTCCTGAAAAAACTGTTTCTGAAAAAAGGGAATCCGGGACACCCGGACATGGTGCGTCTCTACCTCAAAATCCTCCCCCGGCTGAAAAAGCTTGGCCCGACGCTCTGGAAATGA
- a CDS encoding beta-ketoacyl synthase N-terminal-like domain-containing protein, with product MKQNTPIAVVGMSGIFPDAPDLNTFWNNIVNKKNAAAAVPPDRWIIPPDRMLSHTPEPDKALSGRACLVSRFDFDPDGFDLDPGLLKALDPLYHMVLHAGREAFSDCNTARLDKARIGVTLAAIALPTDAASRITREILGRAFAKRLFQGREGHGKPELTRNRCIAAKVTSLPGAILAKALGLGGGSFTLDAACASSIYAVKLACDALRTGRADAMLAGGVSRPECLYTQVGFSQLRALSPSGRCAPFDKTADGLVVGEGAGILVLKRLDDALAHGDTVYGVVEGIGLSNDMRGNLLAPDTGGQIRAMRSAYEMAGWSPSDVEHIECHGTGTPVGDATEISSLRTLWGESGWSEGQCAIGSVKSMVGHLLTGAGAASMIKTLLALKYKALPPSLNFTRAPENSPLHHSPFRVQTEPRDWPRRKKDVPRRAAVSAFGFGGINAHILFSEQLSVNSKQLTVNSGSSDLPTDNCSLVTDHCPIAIVGMEAVFGASIRSLREFQEAVLNGESVIGKRPENRWKGADEIVESALGSRGTWGGYLEDVSLYTGEFRIPPNEIPDILPQQLLMLKVAAGAMGDAGLPLREYRERMGVTIGMEFDPEATNFHLRWNLWNEVRKQKAAGEEGVQKLFFANRSEDADLEALRDQCGPPLTPPRVLGALGGIVASRIAREFRFGGPSYVISDDAASGIRALEIGVRALQQGEADTFLVGAIDLAGDVRNIVMNNSIRPYAASGKVSPFDRDADGTLPGEGAVALVLKPLDRAVADGDRIYATIRGIGSACGGGIDIPHPTPAAYQSSLKQALEDAQVSPASVSYIEAHGSGDPEQDQLEAESLHAVFRGTEGQAAVGSLRPLIGDTGAASGLASLVKASLCLYQEILPPLKNCITLKHPVWQEGRFHIPAFPQFWLRDRADGPRRACVCSMTWDGNCAHVVLEGVGQASGEKALPQVVRERKRPLGLKPAGLFAVEGDSPGELLERLDRLAGHFAGYDHLDTAARAWYAETGGLHPDKKYATTIVIKDRTQAGRWIAKAKQAISERAPKKVVGPSGISYFPEPLGPAGRIAFVFPGSGNHYVGMGRNVGVFWPEVLRQMDAETGHFKTQMVPECYMPQRTDWSPGWEEKAREKIISDPLYMIFGQVVHGGVMTNLVREFGIRPDTVIGYSLGESAGLFATGAWPERGEMLKRMRNTDLFTTELAGPCKAARRAWKIPDNEEIDWRVAVVNRPAATVRKVIAQWPFARLLIVNTPDECVIGGRKADAEAVIRALKCDAIFLEGVVTVHCDAALPVAAAYKSLHRFPTIPPEDIQYYSCALGRTYRLTDNNAAASILRQATNGFDFPATIDQAYEDGVRIFLEMGPQSSCTRMISRILRDKPHSAASVCARGEDDYLTLLKFLGILIAERVSVNMDRLYGEDSYPPALTEPEPEKIGKKVTVAIGAVSSEQLAVNSKPLPVNSYPSAAGNEPLPVRDEQVSANSVSPDADDDQPAGENGRLRFYEEPRSQQSAVSSEQLSVNSTPLRENGESLLLDSQQSTLSGEPLAAENEPLPVRDEQLAADSAPPSADGEQVVMRDVKTEEDKMPESRYSQPDADITDPYAEETGEFSGAQSDTVPEYAGLETVPMFSDLIRSATENIEATAEAHKQFLEFSDELTRNFGKAFALQNRLLSEQLTVNSEQLGQLPVNSEQLPVYDEGADPSAVSGQQFAGYDGSTEMAEGQPQNESQPEPLITDNCSLLTEQPQFPREMCMEFAIGSVEKVLGPMFAEVDTYPVRVRLPDEPLMLVDRIMEVNGEKGSMTSGSLVTEHDVFPNAWYLDGDRAPVCISVEAGQADLFLCSWLGIDLKVRGKRAYRLLDAKVRFHRGLPRPGDTIRYDIHIDKFIRQGEVYMFMFRFEGTINGEPLITMRDGCAGFFTKEEVQNSGGIILTDEYRHPEPGRKDFTELVPMSSPERYEDDAVEALRHGDLAGCFGPDFDGVQIAESLCLPSCQMRLMDRVLHLDPKGGRFGLGIVQAEADIHPDAWFLTCHFVDDMVMPGTLMYECCAHTLRVLLQRMGWVTDKPGTCYEPVIGTEAVLKCRGPVTPETQHVVYEVEIKEIGYNPEPYVIADALMYGDGERIVQFIGMSMKLTGVTREEIESFWANRRVQAAPPVPKREIYTREQLLAFCEGNPSDAFGEPYQIFDEGRKIARLPRPPYFFMDRITLTEPEPWALKAGGWIEAEYDLPGDEWYFRADRSGVMPFCILLEIALQPCGWLAAYAGSALRSETDLKFRNLGGKAVLCRNYRPENGTLTMRARMSSVSEAGGMIIENFDMQVLQDGEMIYDGDTYFGFFSAEALANQVGIPGAKETAYEPSPDEIARGRAFAFENEAPLSPHDPDLTPAPALALPSKALRMIDEIELYVPDGGPHGLGFVRGVKTVDVDEWFFQAHFYQDPVCPGSLGLESFIQLMKFAALDRWGHLADTHRFEMVTDAQHEWIYRGQIIQKNKRVEVDAVITKVEESPVPTIWASGYLKVDGLFIYQMENFGLRLVAV from the coding sequence ATGAAACAAAACACACCCATTGCCGTCGTCGGAATGTCCGGCATCTTCCCCGATGCCCCGGACCTCAATACCTTCTGGAACAATATCGTCAACAAAAAAAATGCCGCCGCAGCGGTTCCCCCGGACCGCTGGATTATCCCGCCGGACCGGATGCTGAGCCACACACCGGAGCCGGACAAGGCCCTCTCCGGTCGGGCCTGTCTGGTCAGCCGGTTTGACTTCGACCCGGACGGATTCGACCTGGACCCGGGGCTGCTGAAGGCGCTCGACCCTCTTTATCACATGGTCCTTCATGCGGGACGGGAGGCCTTTTCGGACTGCAATACGGCGCGGCTGGACAAGGCGCGGATCGGCGTAACCCTGGCCGCCATTGCCCTGCCCACGGACGCCGCCTCCCGGATCACACGGGAGATACTCGGACGGGCCTTTGCGAAACGGCTGTTTCAGGGCCGGGAAGGACACGGAAAACCGGAACTGACCCGGAACCGGTGCATTGCCGCCAAAGTGACCAGCCTGCCGGGCGCAATTCTGGCCAAAGCGCTGGGACTGGGTGGCGGCAGTTTCACCTTGGATGCAGCCTGCGCCTCGTCCATTTACGCGGTCAAACTGGCCTGTGATGCCCTGCGCACCGGGCGGGCCGATGCCATGCTGGCCGGCGGGGTTTCGCGCCCCGAATGCCTCTATACCCAGGTGGGATTTTCCCAGCTCCGGGCCCTTTCGCCGTCGGGCCGCTGCGCGCCCTTTGACAAGACGGCAGACGGCCTTGTGGTGGGCGAGGGAGCCGGTATCCTGGTGCTGAAGCGGCTGGATGACGCACTGGCCCACGGCGACACGGTGTACGGCGTTGTTGAGGGCATCGGCCTCTCCAATGACATGCGGGGCAATCTGCTGGCCCCGGACACCGGGGGGCAGATCCGGGCCATGCGATCTGCCTATGAAATGGCCGGATGGTCGCCCTCTGACGTGGAGCACATCGAGTGTCACGGCACCGGAACCCCGGTGGGAGATGCAACGGAAATCAGCAGCCTGCGGACCCTCTGGGGCGAATCCGGCTGGTCCGAAGGGCAATGCGCCATCGGCTCTGTCAAATCCATGGTGGGCCATCTGCTGACCGGGGCCGGTGCGGCCAGCATGATCAAAACCCTTCTGGCCCTGAAATACAAAGCCCTGCCCCCCTCTCTCAACTTCACCCGCGCACCTGAAAACAGCCCCCTGCACCACAGCCCCTTCCGGGTTCAGACCGAGCCACGGGACTGGCCCCGGAGAAAAAAAGATGTGCCCCGCCGTGCGGCCGTCAGCGCCTTCGGCTTCGGCGGCATCAACGCACACATTTTGTTCAGTGAACAATTGTCAGTGAACAGTAAACAGTTAACAGTTAACAGTGGTTCTTCCGATCTGCCAACTGATAACTGTTCACTGGTAACTGATCACTGTCCAATCGCCATTGTGGGGATGGAGGCGGTTTTCGGGGCTTCGATCCGGTCTCTGCGGGAATTTCAGGAGGCGGTTCTCAATGGCGAATCCGTTATTGGAAAGCGGCCTGAAAACCGGTGGAAGGGGGCGGATGAGATCGTGGAAAGCGCCCTCGGAAGCCGGGGCACATGGGGAGGATATCTGGAAGACGTGTCCCTGTATACCGGAGAGTTTCGGATTCCGCCCAACGAGATTCCCGATATCCTGCCCCAGCAGCTTCTGATGCTGAAAGTGGCGGCCGGCGCCATGGGGGATGCCGGGCTTCCGCTGCGGGAATACCGCGAGCGCATGGGCGTCACTATCGGCATGGAGTTTGACCCGGAGGCCACCAATTTTCATCTGCGCTGGAACCTCTGGAACGAGGTGCGGAAACAGAAGGCGGCGGGCGAAGAAGGAGTGCAAAAATTATTTTTTGCAAATCGGTCGGAAGACGCGGACCTTGAAGCCCTGCGGGATCAGTGCGGCCCCCCGCTCACCCCCCCGCGGGTGCTGGGCGCACTGGGCGGCATTGTGGCCAGCCGGATTGCCAGGGAATTCCGGTTCGGCGGACCAAGCTATGTGATTTCCGATGACGCGGCATCCGGGATCAGGGCCCTTGAAATCGGGGTTCGCGCCCTGCAACAGGGCGAGGCCGACACCTTTCTGGTGGGGGCCATCGACCTGGCCGGGGATGTGCGCAACATCGTGATGAACAACAGCATCCGGCCCTACGCCGCTTCCGGCAAGGTCTCTCCCTTTGACCGGGACGCGGACGGCACACTCCCGGGCGAGGGGGCCGTGGCCCTGGTGCTCAAGCCGCTGGACCGGGCCGTGGCGGACGGGGACCGCATTTATGCCACCATCAGAGGCATCGGCAGCGCCTGCGGCGGGGGAATCGACATCCCGCATCCCACTCCGGCCGCCTATCAGTCTTCCCTGAAGCAGGCCCTGGAAGACGCACAGGTGTCCCCCGCATCTGTCTCCTACATCGAAGCCCACGGCAGCGGTGATCCCGAACAGGATCAGCTTGAAGCCGAAAGCCTTCACGCGGTCTTCCGGGGAACGGAAGGGCAGGCCGCCGTGGGATCACTCAGACCGCTGATCGGGGATACCGGCGCGGCCTCAGGTCTGGCATCTCTGGTAAAGGCGAGCCTCTGTCTCTATCAGGAGATCCTGCCGCCCCTGAAAAACTGCATCACCCTGAAACACCCGGTCTGGCAGGAAGGGCGGTTTCACATCCCCGCATTTCCCCAGTTCTGGCTCCGGGATCGGGCAGACGGCCCCCGGCGCGCCTGTGTCTGTTCCATGACCTGGGACGGAAACTGTGCCCATGTGGTGCTGGAAGGGGTCGGACAGGCCTCCGGTGAAAAGGCCCTGCCGCAGGTGGTCCGGGAACGGAAACGTCCGCTGGGGCTGAAACCGGCCGGACTCTTTGCCGTTGAGGGCGACAGCCCGGGGGAGCTGCTGGAGCGGCTGGACCGACTGGCCGGACATTTTGCCGGATATGACCATCTGGATACGGCGGCCCGTGCCTGGTATGCTGAAACCGGCGGCCTGCATCCCGACAAAAAATACGCGACCACCATCGTCATCAAAGACCGGACCCAGGCCGGACGATGGATCGCCAAGGCAAAACAGGCCATATCCGAACGCGCCCCCAAAAAGGTGGTGGGGCCGAGCGGCATCAGCTATTTCCCCGAACCGCTGGGGCCTGCGGGCCGGATTGCCTTTGTCTTTCCGGGATCGGGCAACCATTATGTGGGCATGGGCCGGAACGTGGGCGTCTTCTGGCCGGAGGTGCTGCGGCAGATGGATGCGGAAACCGGCCACTTCAAAACCCAGATGGTCCCGGAATGCTACATGCCGCAGCGGACGGACTGGTCTCCCGGATGGGAGGAGAAGGCCCGTGAAAAGATTATCTCCGACCCGCTCTACATGATCTTCGGACAGGTGGTCCACGGCGGTGTGATGACCAATCTGGTCCGGGAATTCGGCATTCGCCCGGACACGGTGATCGGCTACAGTCTGGGGGAATCCGCAGGCCTGTTTGCCACGGGCGCATGGCCGGAGCGCGGGGAGATGTTAAAGCGGATGCGCAACACCGATCTGTTCACGACCGAGCTGGCCGGGCCGTGCAAGGCCGCACGAAGGGCATGGAAAATCCCTGATAACGAGGAGATCGACTGGCGGGTGGCCGTGGTCAACCGCCCTGCTGCCACCGTCCGAAAGGTCATTGCCCAGTGGCCCTTTGCGCGGCTGCTGATCGTCAACACGCCTGACGAGTGTGTCATCGGCGGCAGAAAGGCCGATGCGGAGGCCGTGATCCGGGCGCTGAAATGTGACGCGATTTTCCTTGAAGGGGTGGTGACGGTCCACTGCGATGCGGCGCTTCCGGTGGCCGCGGCCTATAAATCCCTGCACCGGTTTCCCACCATTCCGCCCGAAGACATTCAGTATTACAGCTGCGCCCTGGGTCGCACCTACCGGCTGACCGACAACAATGCGGCAGCTTCCATTCTGCGGCAGGCCACAAACGGGTTTGATTTCCCGGCCACCATTGATCAGGCCTATGAGGACGGCGTCCGCATCTTTCTGGAAATGGGGCCGCAGTCCTCGTGTACCCGGATGATCTCCCGGATTCTGAGAGACAAACCCCATTCGGCGGCTTCCGTCTGTGCGCGGGGCGAGGATGATTATCTGACCCTGCTCAAATTTCTGGGCATCCTGATTGCCGAGCGGGTCAGCGTGAACATGGATCGGCTGTACGGGGAAGATTCATATCCCCCGGCGCTGACTGAGCCGGAACCGGAAAAAATCGGCAAAAAGGTGACGGTGGCGATCGGGGCAGTGAGCAGTGAACAGTTAGCAGTGAACAGTAAGCCATTACCAGTTAACAGTTATCCGTCAGCAGCGGGGAATGAGCCATTGCCGGTGAGGGATGAACAGGTATCTGCGAACAGTGTGTCGCCGGATGCGGATGATGACCAGCCGGCGGGGGAGAACGGGCGGTTGAGATTTTATGAAGAACCGCGCAGTCAGCAGTCAGCAGTCAGCAGTGAACAGTTATCCGTTAACAGTACGCCTTTGAGAGAAAATGGCGAATCGTTACTATTGGACAGCCAACAGTCAACATTGAGTGGCGAGCCGCTGGCAGCGGAAAATGAGCCGTTGCCGGTGAGAGATGAACAGTTGGCCGCAGACAGTGCCCCGCCGAGTGCGGATGGTGAGCAGGTGGTGATGCGTGATGTAAAGACAGAGGAGGATAAGATGCCGGAAAGCCGGTATTCGCAGCCGGACGCGGACATAACGGACCCGTATGCGGAAGAAACAGGGGAGTTCTCTGGGGCGCAATCTGACACCGTGCCAGAATATGCGGGGCTGGAAACCGTCCCCATGTTTTCCGACCTGATCCGGTCTGCCACGGAAAATATTGAGGCGACCGCAGAGGCGCATAAACAGTTCCTTGAATTTTCAGATGAACTGACCCGGAATTTCGGCAAGGCATTTGCGCTTCAGAACAGGCTTCTCAGTGAACAATTAACAGTGAACAGTGAACAGCTTGGTCAGTTACCAGTGAACAGTGAACAGTTACCAGTTTACGATGAAGGGGCTGATCCATCAGCAGTTAGCGGCCAACAATTCGCTGGTTATGACGGCAGCACTGAAATGGCGGAAGGTCAACCACAAAACGAATCGCAACCCGAACCACTGATCACTGATAACTGTTCATTGTTAACTGAGCAGCCGCAGTTTCCGCGTGAAATGTGCATGGAGTTTGCAATCGGCTCCGTTGAAAAGGTGCTGGGGCCCATGTTTGCGGAAGTGGATACTTATCCGGTGCGGGTGCGCCTGCCGGACGAGCCGCTGATGCTGGTGGACCGCATCATGGAAGTAAACGGCGAAAAAGGCTCCATGACATCGGGCAGTCTGGTCACGGAACATGATGTGTTTCCGAATGCCTGGTATCTGGACGGCGACCGGGCCCCGGTCTGCATTTCCGTGGAAGCGGGACAGGCCGACCTGTTTCTCTGCTCCTGGCTGGGCATTGACCTGAAGGTCAGAGGCAAACGGGCGTATCGCCTGCTAGACGCCAAGGTCCGGTTTCACCGGGGCCTGCCCCGTCCCGGCGACACCATCCGGTATGACATCCATATCGACAAGTTCATCCGGCAGGGCGAGGTTTATATGTTCATGTTCCGGTTTGAGGGGACCATCAACGGCGAGCCGCTGATCACCATGCGGGACGGGTGCGCGGGATTTTTCACAAAGGAGGAGGTGCAGAATTCCGGCGGCATCATCCTGACCGATGAATACCGGCATCCCGAACCCGGCAGAAAGGATTTTACCGAACTGGTGCCCATGTCGTCCCCGGAACGTTACGAAGACGACGCGGTTGAGGCGCTTCGGCACGGCGATCTGGCCGGGTGTTTCGGCCCGGATTTTGACGGCGTGCAAATCGCAGAATCCCTCTGCCTGCCAAGCTGCCAGATGCGGCTCATGGACCGGGTGCTGCATCTGGACCCGAAGGGGGGACGCTTCGGGCTGGGCATTGTTCAGGCCGAGGCCGACATTCACCCGGACGCCTGGTTCCTCACCTGCCATTTTGTGGATGACATGGTCATGCCCGGCACCCTCATGTACGAATGCTGCGCCCACACGCTCCGGGTGCTGCTCCAGCGCATGGGGTGGGTGACGGACAAGCCGGGCACCTGTTACGAGCCGGTGATCGGTACGGAGGCGGTCCTCAAGTGCCGGGGACCGGTCACGCCGGAAACACAGCATGTGGTCTACGAGGTGGAGATCAAAGAGATCGGCTACAATCCCGAACCCTATGTCATCGCCGATGCCCTGATGTACGGCGACGGAGAGCGGATCGTCCAGTTCATCGGCATGTCCATGAAGCTGACGGGCGTCACCCGTGAGGAGATCGAATCCTTCTGGGCCAATCGCCGCGTTCAGGCCGCGCCCCCGGTCCCCAAACGTGAAATCTACACCCGTGAGCAGCTTCTGGCCTTTTGTGAGGGCAATCCGTCCGATGCCTTTGGCGAGCCGTATCAGATTTTTGATGAGGGCCGGAAGATTGCCCGGCTGCCCCGGCCCCCCTATTTCTTCATGGACCGGATCACCCTGACCGAGCCGGAGCCGTGGGCGCTGAAGGCGGGCGGATGGATCGAGGCCGAATATGATCTGCCGGGGGATGAGTGGTATTTCAGGGCGGATCGGAGCGGGGTCATGCCCTTCTGTATCCTGCTGGAAATCGCGCTCCAGCCCTGCGGGTGGCTGGCGGCCTATGCCGGGTCCGCGCTGAGAAGCGAGACCGATCTGAAATTCCGAAACCTGGGGGGCAAGGCCGTGCTGTGCCGCAACTACCGGCCCGAAAACGGAACCCTGACCATGCGCGCCCGCATGAGCAGTGTGTCCGAGGCAGGCGGCATGATCATCGAGAATTTTGACATGCAGGTGCTTCAGGATGGTGAGATGATCTACGACGGCGACACCTATTTCGGGTTTTTCTCGGCAGAGGCATTGGCCAATCAGGTGGGCATTCCGGGCGCGAAAGAAACGGCCTATGAGCCGTCGCCCGATGAGATCGCCAGAGGCCGCGCCTTTGCATTTGAGAACGAGGCCCCGCTCTCGCCCCATGACCCGGACCTGACGCCCGCACCGGCCCTGGCCCTGCCGTCAAAAGCCCTGCGCATGATCGACGAAATTGAGCTGTACGTGCCGGACGGCGGCCCGCACGGGCTGGGCTTTGTCCGGGGCGTGAAAACCGTGGATGTGGACGAGTGGTTTTTTCAGGCCCATTTCTATCAGGACCCGGTCTGTCCCGGCTCTCTGGGGCTGGAGTCCTTTATTCAGCTCATGAAGTTCGCGGCCCTGGACCGGTGGGGGCATCTGGCCGACACGCACCGGTTTGAGATGGTCACGGATGCCCAGCACGAGTGGATTTACCGGGGCCAGATCATTCAGAAAAACAAACGGGTGGAGGTGGACGCGGTTATCACCAAGGTTGAGGAATCACCCGTTCCCACCATCTGGGCCAGCGGATATCTCAAGGTGGATGGATTGTTTATCTACCAGATGGAGAACTTCGGGTTGCGGCTGGTGGCGGTGTAG
- a CDS encoding type II toxin-antitoxin system HicB family antitoxin has product MSYRFNTIIEKDAHGFYAFCPELEGCHTQGDTLEEVIKNMREAIALYIETLTPDELRQFSDRQLFTTTLEVNVA; this is encoded by the coding sequence ATGAGCTATAGATTCAATACAATTATCGAGAAGGATGCGCATGGCTTTTATGCGTTCTGTCCTGAACTTGAGGGCTGTCATACTCAGGGAGATACTCTGGAGGAGGTTATTAAAAACATGCGGGAAGCCATTGCACTCTATATTGAAACACTGACCCCGGACGAACTCAGACAGTTTTCAGACCGACAGCTTTTTACAACAACGCTGGAGGTAAATGTTGCCTAA
- a CDS encoding type II toxin-antitoxin system HicA family toxin: protein MLPKLPRLTASEAEAMLLKAGFEMIRAKGSQRIYMRINRRIIIPFHAGKTLHPKIVKQVMQCVDSE, encoded by the coding sequence ATGTTGCCTAAACTGCCCAGATTAACGGCATCCGAAGCAGAAGCCATGCTGTTAAAAGCCGGATTTGAGATGATAAGAGCCAAAGGCAGTCAGCGGATATATATGCGGATCAACAGACGAATTATTATTCCTTTTCATGCCGGAAAAACACTGCATCCGAAAATCGTCAAGCAGGTGATGCAATGTGTTGACTCAGAATAA
- the thiC gene encoding phosphomethylpyrimidine synthase ThiC, translated as MSTLIDELQQGNTPDFINRIAADEGIDVRTLTDKIISGRVVVCRNNRHRFDPIAIGEGTRIKVNANLGTSPTQCDFDNEIGKIKAAIHSGADAVMDLSIAGDISGFRKRITGECNITLGTVPMYEAMIGVDSPEQMNIDRFLKVVRKQAEEGVDFMTIHAGLLRKHIPFAEKRVLGVVSRGGAIMVQWMRHHQRESFLYEHFDAILEIAREYDITMSLGDGLRPGCTADANDAAQFGELEAIGELVQRCRAANVQVMVEGPGHVPLHLIEENIRKQKAICDGAPFYVLGPLVMDYAAGYDHIAGAIGGALAAWFGADFLCYVTPAEHLRLPTTDDVREGVIASRIAASAVDLSRQNPREIRRNLEMSEARNAFDWEAQERLAIDKGKFCKYLEKVESGQKGDSEHPCSMCGDWCAIKRIRKH; from the coding sequence ATGAGTACGCTGATTGACGAACTGCAACAGGGAAATACGCCTGATTTTATAAACAGAATAGCGGCGGATGAGGGGATTGATGTCCGAACGCTGACGGATAAGATTATCAGCGGGCGCGTGGTGGTCTGCCGCAACAACCGCCACCGGTTCGACCCCATTGCCATCGGGGAGGGAACCCGCATCAAGGTCAATGCCAATCTCGGCACCTCTCCGACCCAGTGTGATTTTGACAACGAGATCGGAAAGATAAAAGCCGCCATTCACAGCGGTGCGGACGCGGTCATGGACCTGTCCATCGCCGGTGATATTTCCGGGTTCAGAAAGCGGATCACCGGGGAATGCAACATTACGCTGGGCACGGTTCCCATGTACGAAGCCATGATCGGCGTGGACAGCCCGGAACAGATGAATATTGACCGCTTTCTGAAGGTGGTCAGAAAACAGGCTGAGGAGGGGGTCGATTTTATGACCATCCACGCGGGCCTGCTCCGAAAACACATCCCGTTTGCGGAAAAACGGGTGCTGGGGGTGGTCAGCCGGGGCGGCGCTATCATGGTGCAGTGGATGCGGCATCATCAGAGGGAGAGTTTTCTGTACGAGCATTTTGACGCGATTCTGGAGATTGCCCGCGAGTACGATATCACCATGTCCCTGGGGGACGGCCTGCGCCCCGGCTGCACGGCCGATGCCAATGACGCGGCCCAGTTCGGTGAGCTGGAGGCCATCGGCGAGCTGGTGCAACGCTGCCGGGCCGCCAATGTTCAGGTGATGGTGGAGGGGCCGGGCCATGTGCCGCTGCACCTGATCGAGGAGAATATCCGAAAGCAGAAGGCGATCTGCGACGGCGCGCCCTTTTATGTGCTGGGGCCGCTGGTCATGGATTATGCGGCCGGATACGACCACATTGCCGGGGCCATCGGCGGGGCGCTTGCCGCCTGGTTCGGCGCGGATTTTCTCTGTTATGTGACCCCTGCCGAGCATCTGCGCCTGCCCACCACCGACGATGTGCGGGAGGGGGTGATCGCCTCCAGAATCGCGGCCTCAGCCGTGGACCTGTCCCGGCAGAATCCCCGTGAGATCCGGAGAAATTTGGAGATGTCCGAAGCCCGGAATGCCTTTGACTGGGAGGCCCAGGAACGGCTGGCGATTGATAAGGGGAAATTCTGCAAGTATCTCGAAAAAGTGGAATCCGGCCAGAAGGGGGATTCGGAACACCCCTGCTCCATGTGCGGGGACTGGTGCGCCATCAAACGGATCAGAAAACATTAA